From a single Nicotiana tabacum cultivar K326 chromosome 8, ASM71507v2, whole genome shotgun sequence genomic region:
- the LOC142163064 gene encoding uncharacterized protein LOC142163064, translating to MTVPWLVGGDINVIWDEEEKFGGLPVSLIEVDDFRHCINTYNLTDLGFKGSIFTWWNGRLEEDSIFKRLDRCFGNHELQQTFPGLEVTHLSKIGSDHCPMLLKCDIETPPIKKSFRFLNFWTKHETFKDVVKENWNVDFSANHFCIFNYKLKKLKKALSTWSRATYGDIF from the coding sequence ATGACAGTACCATGGCTAGTTGGAGGCGACATTAATGTGATATGGGATGAGGAAGAGAAATTTGGAGGCTTACCAGTTTCTCTCATTGAAGTAGATGACTTTAGGCACTGCATCAATACCTACAACTTGACAGATTTGGGATTTAAAGGAAgcatatttacatggtggaatggaaGATTAGAGGAAGACAGTATTTTTAAAAGATTGGACAGATGTTTTGGCAATCATGAATTGCAACAGACCTTTCCTGGATTGGAGGTAACTCACCTGTCCAAAATTGGGTCTGATCATTGCCCAATGCTGCTGAAATGTGATATAGAAACTCCTCCAATTAAGAAGTCATTCAGATTTCTTAACTTTTGGACTAAGCATGAAACCTTCAAAGATGTAGTAAAGGAGAATTGGAATGTTGATTTTAGTGCTAAccatttctgcatttttaactaCAAGTTAAAGAAGCTTAAGAAAGCACTATCTACCTGGAGCAGAGCTACATATGGGGATATATTCTAG